Genomic window (Chitinophaga parva):
TAGGCCGGCGCCATGAAGGCGACGGTAAAAAAGAGCACGACAATGAGTGCCTGACGGACTAAGTGTGTAGGCTTTCTTTTCATACGTGGTGAATTAGTAAATGGTTGAGGGCTGTGGTAGCCGGTTCATGGAATTTTGGTGACAGTTACAGTTTTCAAATCGGGCTTTTGCGCAAAAGCGGTATTTATTCATGAAGCAGCACCTGGTTCCCGATGCCGCTGATCTTAAGATGGTGAATGGCTGCCAGTACGGCCACCGCCTGTGCGGGGTCCATGTGGAGATCCAGTTCTGTGGTATAGCGTGTAGCCTTTACCGTAGCCGAGGTAGCGGTAATGCGTACGCCGAAGTTCTTTTCCATGAGCACGGCCATGTCTGCAAACGAAGCGTCGTTCAGTACCAGGGAACCATGCTGCCAGGCCAGCGCATCCGGCTCCATGGCCTGCACGCGCAGGGTGTGCGCTGTTTTATCCAGCAGCAGGGCCTTGCCTTGCGTGAGCACAGTGCCTCCACCGGCGCCTTCCACCTTTACCCGGCCGCTGCGCACGCTGATCTCCATAGTATGCAGTGCCGTATAGGCGTTTACGTTAAACGAGGTGCCCAGCACCGTGGTATGGAGGTCGCCGCTCTGCACGGTAAAAGGAGCGGAGGCGTTGGTCTTCACGTCAAAGAAAGCTTCACCGTCCACCACTTCAATGTGCCGGTGGGCACGGAAATCGTCGGCAATGCGTACGGTTGATCCGGCGTTGAGTGTCATCCGGGAACTGTCCGGCAATTGGAGGGTGCGTTGCTCCCCGTTGCGGGTATGCACTTCGTGGTAGGCCAGGGTGGAGGAAGGGCCTGCCTGCCGGTACCACCAGGCACCCAGGGCCAGCCCGCTTACCATTGCGGCAGCAGCGGTGGTGCGCACCCAGCGGCGGCGGTGGAAGGCGATTAAAATCGATTTAGCAGGCACCAATGCGGGACGGATGTGTTGCCACATTTCCTCGCTGATGCGGGCTTCCTCTTCCGCGGTGAGTTGCACCGGTGCTTCGGCGTCAAAATGCTGGTACCATTGTTCCACGGCGTGGCCTTCAGCAGGTGTATGCCGGCCCAGTAAATAACGCTGCAGCAGCTGGCGGATCTTTCTTACTTCCAAAACGTGCGTTTTATAGCTTATACAGAAAACGGACTGGTAGTACCAGTGCTGGTGAAAATTTTTTTCATACGTGGCAGGCCCCGGAAGGAACCGCTTTATTCACATATATGCGTAGTGTACACCAGGTACTAGTCCGGGTTTGATTTTTTTTAACAGGTTGGAGCGCTGAGCAGGTAACCCTTTCCGCCTGCTGGTAAAACAGGTTGGCATGCCGCGCAGGTGGTTGTTCCCATTTGCCGGCAGCTGCATATGGCAGGGCACAGGTGGCGTAGACAGCAGGATGAAATTGTTTTCAGGAACGGATATGACAGAATAAGTAGAACAAAAGGATGGCCCATTCGCCGGCGCTATTGGGGGCCAGGGCGGTACGCAGTCTCTTGAGGGCTTCTGTAAGCTGGTTCTTTACGGTTTGCTCTGAAACGTCCAGCTGGGCTGCAATTTCTTTGATGGGCAGGTCCTGTTCCCGGCTCATGCGGAACACTTGTTGCATGCGGGCAGGCAGCCTGCCCACTTCCGCGGCAATGCGGGCTTCCAGTTCCTTGGTCTCCGTGAGCTGGCTGGCAGCGGGTGTGTCGAGGATGTCAAAAAGCGCGGCTTTTTTGATCTCACCTGCCTGGAAGGCAAAGTGGCTGATCACCCGGTACTTGATGGCCGTAAATAAGTAAGGGGCCAGGCCGGCGCCGGACGGAAGGGATATTTCCTGGCGGCGTTTCCACAGGGAGATCATCACTTCCTGCACTAGGTCTTTGGCCTCGTCCGGGTCTACCCGCTGGCAGGCCTTGGTGTACAGGGCTTTCCAATACCGGTCGTACAGCTGCCGGAAGGCGGCCGTATCGTCTTGCTGCACGGCAGTGAGCAGTGCAGCGTCAGTTGGTAAAGACTCGTACCCGTGCATGTTAGAGGGAGAAGAAGTAAATGATACTGTTATCTGGCAGGGCCGAAAAATAATAAAACCCGGTGAATTGGCATGGGTAATTTTTGAAACCGGTGCGGGCCATGCCGGTGACAAACGGGGCTTTTCCTGGTACGATCTGTGGGTAAAACGATTTCAATACGAAATAATTCTGTAGAAATTCTAAATTTGCTGCTGGTTTTTCCTGAAGCTTCACCGCCCCGGCGGGACAATTTTACGCTGTACCTGATGAGAGTTACGATCAATTGCATGCTGGCTGCATTCACATTAAAGAAGAGCGCCTTTATCATAATATGCTTGTGCGCCTTTGCTGGTAGCGGGTTTGCGCGGGCGGTGGCAGGGTCGCCCAATGCCGTGGATACCCTGCTCACGGACACCCTGCCCACGGACACGCTGCCGCATGGGTCCCCCGCCATCACCGCGGCCGATACCACCGTGCTTTACCGCATTAACAGCACTTATTTCCTGAGCATCTGGCAAGACCTGAAATACACGGTGGCCAGGCCTGCCCACTGGGAGAAAAAGAACTGGCTGCAATTTGGCGCCGTAGCCGCCGGCACCGGTGTGCTGCTTGGGGCAGATCACTCCATCAAGCAGTTCATGATGCATAACCAGACGGTCACTACTACCCATATTACCAACCAGGTGGAGCCCTGGGGCAATGCGTATGCGCCTTACCTGATAGGCGTGGGCTACCTTACCGGGGTGGTGCTGCACGACCGTAAGCTGGAAAGCGGCAGCCTGATGGCCGCTAAATCCCTCGTGATCTCCACGGCTATCTACACCGCTATCAAGAGCGTAGTGCGGCGGGGACGCCCCACCTATTATGATGGCAACGTGAATTTCAGGCCTCCATTCAGTTCAGATAAATACCATACCTCGTTCCCCTCGGGGCATAGCAACACCGTGATGACAGTGGCCACTGCCCTTGCGGAGCTGTATGGCAAGGACTATCCCTGGGTGCCGTATGTGGCCTACAGTGTGGCTGGTCTTACGGGCATTACCCGCATGTATGAGAACCGCCACTGGAGCAGTGATATCCTGGTGGGGATGGCCCTGGGGCATTTCGTGACCCAGAGCGTATTCCGCCACTACCGGGAGCGGGAACATAAGCTGGCGCTGAAAATGCAGCAATACCATTAGGCAATAGTGTGAGATCCATACCCGTAAGCGGTTGTATCCCAATGGATGCAGCCGTTTTCTGTTGGTGAAAATATTCGCATCCGGAAGGGAAAAATTTCGCAGGCGATATTTGATACCACCCTTTTTTTAACTTGCACTTATGGAACAACTCACCATCCGCCCATTGGCATATGACGACGCTACCATAGCGGCCCTGGCGGAGCTGATCGTGGAAACGGTGGCCCATGGCGGTTCTGTGAGCTTCATGCATCCCTTTTCAATGGAAGATGCCCGCGCATTCTGGCAAAGTTCCCTGCACGCGGCAGGGGAGGGTAGCCGCATCGTGCTGGGTGCTTTCCTGGATGGTGCGCTGGCCGGTACCCTCACCCTGCTGCTGGAGTGCCCGCCTAACCAGCCCCACCGCGCCGAACTGGCTAAGATGATGACCGCCGTAACACACCGTGGCAAGGGCATTGCCCGCGCACTGGCCCTGGAAGCAGAAAAGCTGGCAAAGCAGCATGGCAAGTCCCTTATCAACCTGGATACCGCGGAAGACGAGGGTGCGGCCGGCCTGTATGAAAAGCTGGGCTATATCCGTGCCGGCCTTATCCCGGATTATGCCCTGAAGCCGCATGGCGGGCTAACGGGCACCATTCTTTATTACAAGCGCATTTAATCCCTATCCACCTGCATGAGCGTACAACCGGTTCACAAACTCAGGAAAGTATTAGGCGTAGCCTTTGGCATCGCCATCGTGGTGGGCAGCACCATTGGCGTGGGCATTTTGCGTACACCGGGCAGCATAGCAGCCCTGGTGCCCAGCGCCCCGCTCATCATGGCGTGCTGGGTGGTACTGGGGCTTTACATCCTGCTGTGCGCCGCATCGTACGCGGAGCTTACCGCCATGCTACCCAAGGCCGGAGGGGCTTACAACTACATTAAATATGCGTTTGGTAATTATGCAGGTTTCCTGAACGGGTGGCTGGATTATATCTGCAACATTACTGCGCCGGCGTATTTCTGTATTGTGATCAGCGAGTATGCGGTACTGTTATGGCCGGCCATGGTGCCTTTCAAGACCCTGGTGGCGCTAGGGGTACTGACGTTGTTTACCGCTATCCACCTGCCCGGGATCAGGGGCGGCGCGGCTACCCAGCAATTTACCAGTGGCCTCAAAGTGTTGCTCTTCCTGGTGCTGGTTGTAGGTTGTTTTGCCAGCGGGCATGCCAGGGGATTTGCGCCGGCGGCCAGGCCTTTGCTGCAGGGTGGACTGGTGTTGGGTATCATCAAATCATTGCAGCTCATCATGGGTACGTATGACGGGTGGATGTCGGTATCATTTTTTGCGGAAGAAAATGAAGACCCCGGCCGCAGCGTGCCCCGTGCTTACTTACTGGGCGCCCTGATGCTGATGATCATTTATGTGCTGATCAATGCCGCCATCCTGTACGTACTGCCGGTGCAGGCCATCGCCAGCTCGCCGCTGGCTGCGGCTGATGCGGCTGGCGTGGCATTTGGCAAATGGAGCGCCCCTTTCATGGTCATCATTTCCCTGTTCTCTTTACTCAGTATTCTAAATGCTTACATGATGATCCCTGCGCGCATTTTATTTGGCCTTTCGCGCGATGGTTTTTTTGTGCAGGCGGGAACCCGTGTGAATAAAGGCGGTACACCCTGGGTGGCATTGGCCATCTGTTACGTGATCACGGCGGTGCTGATCATTGTAAGCTCTTTTGAGCAATTGTTCACGCTGGCAGCGTTTATGATGAACATCACCACCGCCTTTACCTTTGCCTCCCTCATTGTGCTGCGCCGGCGGGAGCCCTTGCTGCCACGGCCTTACCGGGCATGGGGCTATCCGTTTTCCACCTGGCTGTCCATCCTTGTTACGCTGGCGTTACTGGTGGCTTTTGCGGTGAGCGATACCCGCAGTTTGCTGATCGTGCTGGGTATGATCGCGGCTTCTTATCCTTTGTACAAATTTGTGATCATTAAAAGGTAACGACAGGTGCTACCTGGTAAGGTGCCTGTTTGCGGTGCACAACCGGTAATGTCCGTTGTGGCCACTTTCCAGTATTGGGGGTGGTTTAACGGGAGGAAGTGTGAATTTTTTTATTAACTTCAGAAGATAAAACCCCAACTCCAATGCAACCAAAGATCGCTCGCTGGTACCTGTACATGGTGCCAGTACTGGCCCTCATCCTCGCGTTTGCCGTAGGCCATGTCCCGTATCAATATTATGTACCCGTATGGATGCTGAATAGCCTGTTGATGTTACAGGCGCTGCGCATATTGAGCGCCGGCACGCGGCCGGCAATACGTACGTTTGCCTGGCTCTCGGTGCTGCCCTGGGTGGCGTTTACCATTTTTGCAGGCATGGGGCGCCCGCCCCAGACCACGGAAGGGTGGGCCTTGCTGGCCACGGAACAGGAAGTGCGGTTTGCCATACTCATTGCAGGCAGCATTTCGGTGATGCTGGGGCTGTCTGTTATAGGCCAGGCATTGCGCGAAGCGGGCGCCGGGCTTCGCGGCCAACTGGCTGTGGCTGCGGGTTTCATGGCTACGCCGTTGTTCATTATCAATATGGCCTTTTGGGGCGCTTGCCTGCCCATTGCCATGCAACATTTTATGGCGAGCGGCGCACCGGAGGCAAGGCCGGACCTATGGGCGCCTTTGAAATACCTGTTCTTTGAAATTGCCAGCGTGGCGGGCCTGTTGTATTACCTGTGCGCCTTGTTACTGGCGGCCGGACTGGCACAGGTGGGCTGGATGAAACCGCGTAGTGCGCGGGTGGTGGGCGGTATCTGTATCGTGGCCATGGTGCTCTCCATCCTGCCACCGGGATTGCCCACCCCATTGGATGTTTTGTCTTACTTCGTGTCTATTCCTGCTATTGGTTTCCTGTTGTTTTATTACATGGCGCTGCACCTGCTTTCCTTAAAGGACAAGGAGGTATAAACACGAAAGCCCGCCACCAGGGCGGGCCTCCATGTTTATCAGGATAATGGAGATTACAGGCTGTTTTGTGCACGGGCTGTATCCGTCACAGATTTGGTGTCCGGCTTTACGGCACCCGTGGCGTTGATGATGTACTTGATCGTCACCGCGGTGCTGTCTTTTGCATTAGGAATACCAGACAGCAGGAAGGTGTAAATGTTTCCCTCCGTGAGGCTTACAGTGCGGCTGGTGCTTACCCCCGCGCTGCTGCTTACATTCAGCGTAAAGTTGCCCGCGCTGGCAGCGGCAAAGTCAGACACGCCACCAAAGGCCAGTTGCACGTCGCCATGCCCATTGTTGATATGCAGGGCGGCAGAATCCGGCACTGCATTCACATAGCGTACCAGGGCCGTGCCTTTGTCGGTTTGCAGGCTGTCTACATTGTCTTTCGTTACTACGTTGCGGTAGTTGCCTTTGGCGCCCATTACAAAAATGGAGTAATACTGGGTCGTGTCCAGTTGCGCGGTGCTGCTGGCCAGCAGGGTACCGTTCCAGTAGTTGTACGAACGTACATTGCGCTGGCCGGGCCATGCAGCCAGGTAGCCGCCGGTATAGCTTTGGTAATAAATGGGAGCAATGATAAAGCCGCCACCGGAAAGATCTACCCCGATATTGGACTGGTCAGGGGCCAGGTTAAAGGCCATGATCCCGGCCACGGGTACATTCGGATGATCGTTGTCATGATCTTTGTTACAAGCAATCAGGAACAGGCCTCCCAAGAGCACGACGCCCAGCATCGCAAGCATGTTTCTCGTTTTCATTTTGCAGGTTTTTTTTCAGTTAAGCGATTTCAATGGAACAATGTTACAGCTGTTACAGCCGTGGTTGTAACGCGCAGGTGTTATTATAGACAGCCGCATGGGCAAAGGGTTTATTTTTTTAAGGAATCCTTAACAAAATCGATTTAAGCAAGCATTGTGCCTGCGCTACCGGGCGCTGCGGAAAAATAAGGGTTGCGGGAAAACGCCTGCTGCGTTGTCCTGGTTGGGATGCCGGGAAGGCGCATGAAACACGGCTGGCGCTGGAAGAGCGGCACGCCGTGCCTGGTCCGGGTTCACGTACGCCTGGGCTAACTAAGGCCATCGTATTTAACCCTGCTGCCCATTAACAGGGTGACCATTTTTTATTTACTTTTAGCCCCGGTTTACCGGGCCTAAGGTCTTGCGCTGCAGCACGTCCCCGTGCGCTACCATCTGCGCCCACCATGCCCTTATTTTTTTACCTGCCCAAGGGCCCACGTTACTTCATTCAGTTATGAGAAAATTTCTCGACGAAGATTTTTTACTGCGCGGGGAAGTTGCCCGCCAGCTGTACCATGATTACGCCGCCACCATGCCGGTGATCGATTATCACAACCACCTGCCGCCCGACCAGATCGCGGCCGACAAGCAGTTTGAAAACCTGACCCAGGCCTGGCTGTATGGCGACCATTACAAATGGAGGGCCATGCGCATACACGGCGTGGCAGAAGCATACTGTACCGGCGCTAAGAACGATTGGGAAAAGTTTGAACAATGGGCGGCCACCGTGCCTTACACGATGCGCAATCCCCTGTACCACTGGACCCACCTGGAACTGCGCCGCTACTTTGATGTACAGGAATTACTCAGCCCGGCCAGTGCTGCCAGCATTTACCGCGTGTGCAGTGAAAAACTGCAATCACCGGAATATTCCGTGCAGCACCTGCTGCGCAAAATGAAGGTAAGAACCCTCTGCACTACGGATGATCCGGCAGACAGCCTGGAATTTCACCAGCAGTTGCAGGGGCTGGACATCAAAGTGCGCCCGGCTTTCCGCCCGGATAAATCCCTGGCAGTGGAAGATCCGGAGCACTACAACGCTTACCTGGAGCGCCTTGGCGCGGCCGCAGGCATTAACATCCGCCGCTACCAGGACCTGCTGGATGCACTCAAAAACCGGCATGATTTCTTTGCGGCTATGGGCGGTACGGTAGCAGACCATGGACTGGACAAGCTGTATGTAGCGCCTTTCACCGCAGCGGGCATCAACGCCAGCTTCGACAAGGTAAGAGCAGGGCAAACCATTTCCCCGGAAGAAGTAGCTGCCTTCAAATCGGCCCTGATGCTGCAACTGGCGGAGTGGAACGCGGAGAAAGGGTGGGTGCAGCAGTTCCATTTGGGGGCGCTGCGCAATACCAACTCCCGCATGCTCAAGCTGCTGGGACCGGATACCGGCTGGGATGCCATTGGCGATTATCCGCAAGGCATCGCCCTGGGCCGCTTCCTGGACCTGCTGGAAAGCAAAAGTAAGCTGGCCAAGACCATCGTCTATAACCTGAACCCGGCTGATAATACCATGTTCTCCACCATTGCCGCCAGCTTCAATGACGGCAGCACACCCGGCAAGGTGCAGTACGGGGCTGCATGGTGGTTCCTGGACCAGAAAGATGGAATGACGGATCAGCTGAATGCCTTGTCCAACACGGGTTTGCTGAGCCGCTTCGTAGGCATGCTCACAGACTCCCGCAGCTTTTTATCGTATCCCCGCCATGAGTATTTCCGCCGCATCCTGTGTGACATGCTGGGCACGGAAATAGAGAACGGGGAACTGCCGCACGACATGTCCTGGATAGGCAAGATGGTGCAGGATATCTGCTACAACAATGCCGCATCGTACTTCGGTTTCTAAACGGCATTTACCTGAAATAAAAACACCGGTCATCCTGCAACAGTGACCGGTGTTTTTTTATGGCTATATCGCAGGGCTTACAATGCCAGCGATGACTTTACTTCTTTGATAGACTTGAGCAGGGTAGCGGTGTGCTGCTGCAGGGTATCGTACTCGCCGTTTTCCAGCACGCCGGCGGTAATGAGCTTGGAGCCCAGGCCCACGGCGCATACACCGGATTTGAACCAGGTGGTAAGGTTCTCTTTGTTACGTTCTACGCCACCGGTGGGGATGAACAGCTGGCCGGGGAAAAGTTCGCGCACGGAACTGATGAACGCGGGGCCTACAATATTGGCCGGGAAGATCTTGATCAGCGGGGCGCCGAGCATCTGGGCCTGCAGGATCTCGGTGGGGGTCATACAGCCGGGCACCCACATTTTGCCGGCGGCTTTTGCCACTTCGGCCACTTCGGGCAGTACCACGGGGCTCACCAGGAAATCTGCGCCGGCATCCAGGAATGCTTTGGCTTCTGCAGCACTTTTAATGGTGCCGGTACCCAGGAAAAGATCCGGGAATTGTTTGCCAGTTTCGGCCTTCAGGTAACGGAAGTTTTCCAGTGCTTTCTCACCGCGGTTGGTAAATTCCACCACGCGTACGCCGGCGTTGTACAGGGATTTCAGTACCTGCAGGCACACGGCAGGATCGGGCCAGTAAAAGAGGGGCAACAGGCTTTGGTCCAGCAGTTGTTGCAAGGGCGTGGAATTATTGCTCATTTGATAAAATGGTTTGATGAATCGTATCAACGCTACTGGTGGTAGCATCGCTTTCGATGAAAAGTTTATTAAAAGCCGCTGCAGCAGCAAATTCCAGGGTTTGTGGCCAGTTGTGCCCCTGTGTGTGGCCATAGAGCAGGCCCGCCATGAAGCAGTCGCCGCTGCCTACCTTATCCAGGATGGATGCAGCTTTGTACGTGCGGGATACGATGGCTTCCGTGCGGGTATTGAGTGCGGCATAATATAAGATGCCGCCGCCCGGCTGGTCAAAACGGAAGGTGTTTGCCACGGCTTTCACTTTAGGGAAAGCCGCCATGAGGGCCTGGCTGGAGCGGGTGGCCTGTGCCAGGTAATCCGCCTGGGTATTGCCTTCCGGCCGCAGTGCATCCACCGGTATGCCCAGCATTTTCTCTGCCGCCCACACATTACCCATTACCAAGGTACAATGTTTTACGAGGGAGGGCATCACCTGGTGGGGCGTCATCTTGTACTGCCAGAGGCGGGCGCGGTAATTAAGATCCACAGACATGGGAATGCCCAGGTCTGCCGCGGCCAGCACGGCGGCTTCGCAAATGGCGGCCAGGGACGCGTTCAGTGCGGGCGTGATGGCGCTGAAATGGAACCAGCTCACATCTTCCAGGATCTGCTCCCAGTTGATCTCCGCCGGCTGCAATTGTGCAAAGGAGGAATGGGCGCGGTCGTAGATCACGCCGGTGTGCTGCAGGTCATTGCCCTTGGGCAGGTAATACAGGCCCAGGCGGCCTTCCCGCAGGATCACCGGTGTGGTATCTATGCCTTGCTCCTGCAGGTATTGCAGCAGCGAAGCGGAGAGGGCGTTGTCTGGCAGGGCGGAGAGGTAAGCAGGCTGTAAGCCCCAGCGGGCCAGGGCGGTAGCTACATTGGCCTCGGCGCCGCCCACAAAAAAGGGAAGCTGGTGGGTATGCAGCCACTGGCCGCTGAGGTCAGGACAAATGCGCAGCAAGAGCTCCCCGAAGCAAAGTATTTTTTTCTTGGACATGACGGTTTTCGGTAATGCGGTTGATAACGTGGGTTTAAAGATAAAGGTTGAATTTAATTAAAAGGAGCAAAACAGCCGCTAACGGCGGTAATAATTACTATAACGTTTTCATGGAGGTACTTGTTTGGCTTTCCCGGTGGCATGGACCGCCCGTTTTTTGCAGCGGATTTAACAATTTTTTTTGTTTTTATTTTTCAGTCTGGATTATCATTATTATCTTGACATAAGAAAGAGCGCGGCTATTGATGTTTGCCACAACCAAATTCTAAACACATTACCTTTTAGCTAACATAGACAAGTATCACCCAGCATTGAGCCGATTGAGAATTTTTCCTGAAATCATTTATCAGTGCGATGTTGTAACGTTGTAGGGGTATACAGGGAAAACACAGTATCACTTATTTTTACAACCAAAATCGAAACTTTCACCCTGCCAGTTTTCGCCATACGGCGGCAGTGACATTTCATTAATCCATCAACACACTTATGTATCGCACGGCAACGAGGGTTGCTGCGGTACATTTTTATTTTACAGTTGACAATAAAGGCCCCGTTTTCCACGGGAGCGGCTCCCGTATGCCTGTTATGAGTGATGGTCAACAGATCTGAGCGCCTGCTGCAGCGGGGAGGGGAGGTCCATATGCCGGTATTGAACGATTTGTTTTTATAAGCATCAACCAAAATCTGAATCATTATGCGAAAAATTCTACTGCTGCTTAGCTGCATGCTGTTAGTAATGGCGTCTGTGGTACATGCACAGGTGCATCCCGTGAATGGGAAGATCGTGGATGAAAACGGGAGCCCCGTGCCGTTTGCATCCGTAAAATTAAAGGGGTCTAACACGGGTACCTATGCCGATGCCAAAGGCCTGTTTACCATTAATGTAAAGCATGGCGCTACGCTCAATGTAACCGGTGTAGGCTATGTGCCGGTAAATGTAACGGTGAATGGGAGCGAGGTGGCCGTTGTACTGAAAACGGATGTACAATCGCTCAATGAAGTGGTGGTAACCGGTTTGGGCGAAGCCACTTCCCGTAAGAAAGTGCCCATTGATGTGGCGAGCGTGAACTCGAAGAACTTTGCAAAGAGTGCCACCACTTCGCTGGAACAAAGCCTGCAGGGACAGATCGCGGGTGCGCAGATCGTGCAGGATAACGGGCAGCCGGGTTCCGGCTTCACCATCATCCTGCGTGGTGTGAACGCACTGAACGATCCCGGCCCCATGATCCTGGTGGATGGTGTTGAAAACAACGATATGAGCGCCCTGGATCCTTCCATGGTGGACCATGTGGAAGTGATCAAAGGCCCTGCTGCCGGCCAGCTGTACGGTGCCAAAGGTGCCAACGGGGTGATCCAGGTATTTACTAAAAAAGGCAGCCGTAATCAACGCCCCAGCATTACCCTTACCTCCAAGATAAGCAGTGACCAGATCCTGCGTACCGGCCGCTCCCTGGTGGCGGAAAAGCACCACTGGAAAACAGATGCACAGGGCAATATCCTGAACTCAGACGGGGAAGTGCTGAAGCCGGACGCAAACGGCTACTGGGAAGATCCCGTGGAGGACCTGGACGTGAATGCCAGCAACGACAAGCCATACAACATCCCAACCTATGACCACCTCAAACAAGGCTACCGTACCGCGCTGACCTACAACAACGCGCTGAACATCATTGGAGGCGGTAACAATTTTGACTATGCATTCGGCGCATCCCGCCTGGACCAGCAGGATGTGTTCAGCAATAACTTCAACCGTACGAACGTGACGGCCAACCTGGGCATGGAACTGGCCAAGGGCCTGACCCTGCGTAGCACTACGCAGGCCATTTTTGGGTATAACAACCTGCTGGGTGGTAACCGCTTTGCCATGGTGAACTCTTATCCCTTCATTGATCTTACACACCTGGATACCTCGGGTATGATCGTGCGCAAGGCCAAGAATGAGAACCAGATCAACTCCCTGTCTGAAAAGCAATGGCACGACCGGAATAACAAAAGCACGAAGATCTTTGAGAACGTGAACCTGAATTACAAGTTCCCGAAGTTTGTAGAAGTGGATTTCAAGTATGGCTATAACCTGGCCATCTATGATAACTACAGCATGTACAAAAACCAGGAAAGTGCCGTTACCAAGAACATCTACTGGGGCCCTTCTGTAGATGGCGCCATCACGGATTATTACGACCGGCAGCTGAACCAGAACGCGCTGACCACGTTGTTCTTCAGAACAGATTTCAAACAGGACTTCCACCTGGACGTGCCGCTGCACACCGTTACCCAGGCGGCGTACGACTGGCGCTCCTTTGATGAACGTTATTTCAAAGCGGTGGGCGTAGGGCTGCCCACGTTCCCGCCGTACAACCTGAACTCTGCCAACACCAAAACGGTGTATGATAACGATGGAGACGGTACCAACCAGCATATCCGCACTTTTGGTTACCTGGTAAGCCAGTCGTTTGATTATGATGACTGGATCGGGATCTCCGGCGGCTTCCGTGCTGACTATGCGTCTACTTTTGGCGCGGGCCAGAAAGCAGCTACCTTCCCGCGCGGAACCTTCTTTGTGCATCCTTCCCATTTTCTCCGCATAAGCTGGCTCAATGACTGGAAGCTGCGCGCAGCCTATGCCTCTGCCGGTACACCTCCCGGCGCTTATGACCGCCAGATCACACTGGATGCAGGTACCCTGGGCGTAGGCGGTGTGGCAGTGTCACTACCCGGTACGGCCTCTAACCCCGACCTGGTAACACAAAAAACCAAGGAACTGGAAATAGGCACCGACATTGCCGTGCTGCCTACTACCGGCGATTGGTTCAGTAAAGTGAGCCTGAACGCAACGTATTGGAAGCGCCGCGCGGAAGATATTATTCAGAATGCAGACGTGGCCCCTTCTACCG
Coding sequences:
- a CDS encoding DUF4397 domain-containing protein; this encodes MKTRNMLAMLGVVLLGGLFLIACNKDHDNDHPNVPVAGIMAFNLAPDQSNIGVDLSGGGFIIAPIYYQSYTGGYLAAWPGQRNVRSYNYWNGTLLASSTAQLDTTQYYSIFVMGAKGNYRNVVTKDNVDSLQTDKGTALVRYVNAVPDSAALHINNGHGDVQLAFGGVSDFAAASAGNFTLNVSSSAGVSTSRTVSLTEGNIYTFLLSGIPNAKDSTAVTIKYIINATGAVKPDTKSVTDTARAQNSL
- a CDS encoding sigma-70 family RNA polymerase sigma factor, whose translation is MHGYESLPTDAALLTAVQQDDTAAFRQLYDRYWKALYTKACQRVDPDEAKDLVQEVMISLWKRRQEISLPSGAGLAPYLFTAIKYRVISHFAFQAGEIKKAALFDILDTPAASQLTETKELEARIAAEVGRLPARMQQVFRMSREQDLPIKEIAAQLDVSEQTVKNQLTEALKRLRTALAPNSAGEWAILLFYLFCHIRS
- a CDS encoding APC family permease, with the protein product MSVQPVHKLRKVLGVAFGIAIVVGSTIGVGILRTPGSIAALVPSAPLIMACWVVLGLYILLCAASYAELTAMLPKAGGAYNYIKYAFGNYAGFLNGWLDYICNITAPAYFCIVISEYAVLLWPAMVPFKTLVALGVLTLFTAIHLPGIRGGAATQQFTSGLKVLLFLVLVVGCFASGHARGFAPAARPLLQGGLVLGIIKSLQLIMGTYDGWMSVSFFAEENEDPGRSVPRAYLLGALMLMIIYVLINAAILYVLPVQAIASSPLAAADAAGVAFGKWSAPFMVIISLFSLLSILNAYMMIPARILFGLSRDGFFVQAGTRVNKGGTPWVALAICYVITAVLIIVSSFEQLFTLAAFMMNITTAFTFASLIVLRRREPLLPRPYRAWGYPFSTWLSILVTLALLVAFAVSDTRSLLIVLGMIAASYPLYKFVIIKR
- a CDS encoding GNAT family N-acetyltransferase, which translates into the protein MEQLTIRPLAYDDATIAALAELIVETVAHGGSVSFMHPFSMEDARAFWQSSLHAAGEGSRIVLGAFLDGALAGTLTLLLECPPNQPHRAELAKMMTAVTHRGKGIARALALEAEKLAKQHGKSLINLDTAEDEGAAGLYEKLGYIRAGLIPDYALKPHGGLTGTILYYKRI
- the uxaC gene encoding glucuronate isomerase encodes the protein MRKFLDEDFLLRGEVARQLYHDYAATMPVIDYHNHLPPDQIAADKQFENLTQAWLYGDHYKWRAMRIHGVAEAYCTGAKNDWEKFEQWAATVPYTMRNPLYHWTHLELRRYFDVQELLSPASAASIYRVCSEKLQSPEYSVQHLLRKMKVRTLCTTDDPADSLEFHQQLQGLDIKVRPAFRPDKSLAVEDPEHYNAYLERLGAAAGINIRRYQDLLDALKNRHDFFAAMGGTVADHGLDKLYVAPFTAAGINASFDKVRAGQTISPEEVAAFKSALMLQLAEWNAEKGWVQQFHLGALRNTNSRMLKLLGPDTGWDAIGDYPQGIALGRFLDLLESKSKLAKTIVYNLNPADNTMFSTIAASFNDGSTPGKVQYGAAWWFLDQKDGMTDQLNALSNTGLLSRFVGMLTDSRSFLSYPRHEYFRRILCDMLGTEIENGELPHDMSWIGKMVQDICYNNAASYFGF
- a CDS encoding phosphatase PAP2 family protein, coding for MRVTINCMLAAFTLKKSAFIIICLCAFAGSGFARAVAGSPNAVDTLLTDTLPTDTLPHGSPAITAADTTVLYRINSTYFLSIWQDLKYTVARPAHWEKKNWLQFGAVAAGTGVLLGADHSIKQFMMHNQTVTTTHITNQVEPWGNAYAPYLIGVGYLTGVVLHDRKLESGSLMAAKSLVISTAIYTAIKSVVRRGRPTYYDGNVNFRPPFSSDKYHTSFPSGHSNTVMTVATALAELYGKDYPWVPYVAYSVAGLTGITRMYENRHWSSDILVGMALGHFVTQSVFRHYREREHKLALKMQQYH
- a CDS encoding FecR family protein; this translates as MEVRKIRQLLQRYLLGRHTPAEGHAVEQWYQHFDAEAPVQLTAEEEARISEEMWQHIRPALVPAKSILIAFHRRRWVRTTAAAAMVSGLALGAWWYRQAGPSSTLAYHEVHTRNGEQRTLQLPDSSRMTLNAGSTVRIADDFRAHRHIEVVDGEAFFDVKTNASAPFTVQSGDLHTTVLGTSFNVNAYTALHTMEISVRSGRVKVEGAGGGTVLTQGKALLLDKTAHTLRVQAMEPDALAWQHGSLVLNDASFADMAVLMEKNFGVRITATSATVKATRYTTELDLHMDPAQAVAVLAAIHHLKISGIGNQVLLHE